Proteins encoded in a region of the Nicotiana tomentosiformis chromosome 9, ASM39032v3, whole genome shotgun sequence genome:
- the LOC138898680 gene encoding uncharacterized protein: protein MPGYAAFTKDLVTKKRSMNFEKINFIQQVSEIVHSMARKLEDHDAFIIPCTIGSANFAKALCDLGAIINLMPYSVFKSLGNGKPSPTSMRFQMVDRIMKRPLGVIEDVLVRVDKFILPADFVILDYEVGYEVPIILGRPSLSTGKALFDVEDGELTSRVGDEQVVFHV from the coding sequence ATGCCTGGTTATGCCGCATTTACGAaagatcttgtgacaaagaagaggtcgatgaactTTGAAAAAATCAATTTCATTCAACAAGTGAGTGAAATTGTTCATTCCATGGCTCGCAAGTTGGAGGATCACGATGCTTTCATaattccttgtaccattggaagtgccaattttgctaaagctctttgtgatcttggggccaTTATCAATCTGATGCCCTATTCAGTGTTCAAATCTTTAGGGAATGGGAAACCAAgtcccacatctatgaggtttcAAATGGTCGATCGCAtaatgaagagaccattgggagtgattgaggatgtattggtccgagttgataaatttattcttccgGCAGACTTTGTGATTCTAGATTATGAGGTTGGCTATGAAGTGCCTATCATTCTTGGGAGGCCTTCCCTTTCTACGGGTAAGGCCCTTTTTGATGTTGAAGACGGAGAACTCACTTCTCGGGTTGGGGATGAACAAGTAGTATTTCATGTGTAA